The Rissa tridactyla isolate bRisTri1 chromosome 6, bRisTri1.patW.cur.20221130, whole genome shotgun sequence DNA segment AGCTAAATGTCGTATCCCAGTGGCCGTGAAAAGGCAGACATGGGAGTGAGAGCAGGCAGATAAACTATTTACCCCTTCCAGTAGTATGGAACTGCTGAACTTTTTTTGTTGGTGTAGTTTCCATGAGTTTGGTATCCTTCAGTGCATTCCCTGTGATGGAAATGCCTGTTCTCCTCTTAATTTCACATCATTTGTTTGGTATCCATAATGCCACTTGGTAAGAACTTCAAAGTTCAACTGCACGTTGAGCTTCTGCCACTACCCTAAATCTACTCCTAGTGTTAACTGTCAGCTCAGAGCCCAGCCATGAAGCTGGACTGTCCCCTCTGCCAAGCTCATTACTGCTCGCTTATCTGTTTGGTATTTTCACCCGAATTTACATCTGGTACCAtaagctctttctgcagctcttcacaGACAGCCCTGGTCCCCTGAATAACTTCCTATGATCAACAAAACTTATCACCGCACTGATCAGCAGGCTAACCCTTATGCCACATCTCAGAAGACAGCTTTTTTGTTTGGATAAACACCGTCAACCTGCAAAAGTGGGAATTCCTCCTTGTCCACCACAAGGTCAGAAAGCCACAGGATCTCCCAGTGGCTTCGGtgttaaaaaacccccaagttCTAAAGCTCAAAAGGCATCAGGCCTCACAACTCCTCCAAGGATGTCAAGAAAGCCAGGAGTTGGTTTGTAGCCAAGTTTGACACCCGGTTCCTGAACTTAAAACAACTAAATTTAACCAATATTATATTGCTGTCAGGGTTGCTTTGTCTAGTATCACTTTAATGGCTACTTCACTTGTGTCTCGTCCTTGAAATGTGTGTTACTAAATACTATGAAACATACAAAGTAAGTATTCTGAGAAGAACCAGCTTGACTTCACCCAGAGGACTACTGATGTTAATGCCTCTGCCAGCTGTGTTCCTGGAAAGCAGCATGTCAAatgctgcagcaacagcagaacAAACTTTTGTATTCAATAGtcttttaattaagaaatcaaTCACACGAGGAAGCATACAGAACACAGTTTGTGACAAAACCTGTGTTACAGCGCTTTCTGGTACAAATGTCACTGACAGCATTAAGTTATGGGCACATACCTGCCTGCGGGCCGGGGCTTGCAAAATCATTTTGCAAAGTCCACCTCTTTTCCAGACCACACCAAATCTGGTACGCACGCCACCGTAAACTCATGATTCAGTCACATATGCCAATTGAATTTGTTGATACATTCAGAATTCAATCAGAGcacacatttatatataaaagccAATCTCTAAATTCCCCTATTGTAGAATAACTCTGTTTCTTCTGTAGATGACAGAATTTCGGGTTCGAGGTCTGTTCGCTTTATCTGCAACGTATAGAAAAAGGGAATCAACATCACCATATCCTGGTAAGTATGTTAAGTTCTCTTTACTGCATTGAACTTTGCACAAATTGAAATACTGTATTCAGAAGCAAGACTATGGGATTTGGGCTTCTTTGTTTATTTGGGggtttgagggattttttttggtttgggccttttttttttttttcccttctctgacaTTTTCAACATGCACACACATAGGAGAAgaaacacatttaatttaaaattagagGTACTCCAGAGATCTAAGCAGAGCATTAGTGACATTATCTCCATTCcctatagaatcatttaggttggaaaagacctttaagatcatggagtccaaccgtaAATATATTTGGGTGACCCACCCAGGAGAACTTCTGCTGTGGGCTGAGCAATTAGAAAGCTTAAAGGGGACTAACCAGCCATACTCTCAGAACATAATTTCTCACAAGTCCCTTCATTTATGTTCAGTTAATCTCTTACGGCATCAAGGgtaaagaaatctaaaaaaaaaaaaatattacaatgcCAGAAAGTTTGGGCAAATAAAAGAAGCCTCTGAAAATTGGAAGAGCCCAGTCTGTGATTTTCAAGAATATTCACACAATACTGATAAGGGAgaggaaataaatgcagaaagGAGCCCCAGGCTCCCTTCTCCAAAGCCCAAGGTTCAAGGGCTACATCCTCCATTTAAAACCTGCCAGGAAGGTGTACGTTCCCAGGGAAGAGTACGCTTCACCGTGCAGTAAGGCAGGGTGAAGAGATGTCGCATGTGAGTTGGTTTACCTCTCTGATGAGCTCACACTGACTTTGCACGAAAGAAAAAATTTCCATCTacatccttcctttctccagcaggactgaaaacagtgctggaaaagcctttatctttgtttttatcaGCTCTCCTGACCTTGCTTGCTTCAGACTGCTGTGAAAATCTGATACATCTACACTGAAAAGCATAAATATAAATAACACACACTGGAACTTAGACCTAGCAAGTCCTGTAAGCCTCTGCACAACAAGATTAATCCTATTGATTTATTCTACATGGCCTTAAGACTGCTGGCCATAGTTACAGAATGactatttaatataaaaataatcctAAATCAATTCCTATGAAAGGACTTACCTCCCCACACTGCGGGAACATGCTAAGTGAGACTGGTAGCATCCCTGCCAGTACTGATGTAATCATAAACATTCTCACTGAAGCCAAAGCACGTGGAGTTTTTGCAAATTTTGCTCTGTTCAAGACATGGAAAAGTAAGTATGTCAGTTTTGGCTCAAAAAATAATCAGTCAGCAAGACAAAGAGCATTAGCTACTATTTTAGTGGTTGACATTGCACTGAAATTAGTAATAAGCTTAGCTTACAAATGCTAAAGATGCTTCATTACTTTATTTCCTATGTTCTTACTCCTCACTTCCTgttctttccctttgttttgtatttagcTGCAGCATTTTCCAGGCTGTCAATACAAGATCAAGAAAATAAGCAGCAAGATCAAAATAACAAGAGAAGGGGCATTAGTGCTTTAAAGCGTCTCAGGCCTTTGACTAAGATTTTTCTTGCGTTACCCTCTTTCCTTTCAGATTTACTTCCTCTTGTCAGTCCTGCTTCCCCGTGGGCAAAACTTATTACtcgatgtatttttaaaattttatcttacATCTGCTTGTATGTATTCTAGTAACAGGAATCCCTTAAGCTAACAAAGTGGGATAGGGAATTGATTTAGGCAATACCAAATTACCTGTATTATTTACAAGACAAAAGCTCAGGGCAGGGTAAGAATTCTCTATAAAGCATACAATGAATTATTCTTATGATACAAGGTCTCTAAATGTtgcaaaagcaacaaaatgttttgcaagatATGGAAAGCTATTTGGAAGTTGAGATCCAGTTTTAGTTGCAAGATGAAGTACCATATTATCTCTTCAGAAATAACAAATCTAAGCTAAATGCTGTGAACGACCTTGACACCAGACACTGGGGAACACAGGTGCTGGAAAACAGCCTGTCAGGAGAGCAAAAACATGTTTCCTGCATGGGAGCAGAGGGGAAACCCTCATAGTTTTACACAGCCTCCTGCAAACCCTCAAAGCACGGATGTGGACATAACCGGATTCATTTACTTATCTAAATGAATCACAGTAGCTGAACAGAAACTTCCCAGATAATCACTTTAACAAGGCAAGTAATACCACAAATCCAAGAAAAAATTGCCAGTGGTAACAGCCAGGCTGAAAACAAGAATACGCACTGACCAGGCGCCCCCAGCCCTTTTGCAGTACCTCCTACCTTTCCACAAAGTATGTaagcagagctggcaggaagaACGTTGTCCCAAACAAGACTGCTCTCGACAATGCTGTTTCTTTAACGGCctccagggagagagaaaagtaaGTTTTGTTAAAGCAGTGCTCTGTGCAGCTTCAAATACCGCATGCGTCTGTGAGCAGTTTGTCTAATACTCTGGAGTTTCAAGTAACAGGtaaatgaaagataaaagtaTTTGTTAGAGGAAATCTTTTTTAAGTGGAAACTAAACTCCTACAAGTAGCAAATATTCCACTTGTGaccaagaaatactttaaaagggAGGTGAAACTCCTGATGCCATATTGAGTTTTCCTACCATGGTAATAATTCTGCTGAGGCTGGCTTTTTTTAAGCTGTCCTGAACTACTTCCAAATCGTTAAGCCTTCTGGGCATCTTAACTATCCTGTGTCAAATTTGAAGTTCTCTCTCCAGCTGCTCACAAATCCTTATGCTTATCTAGCTGTTTCCTCCCCTCTggacagcagcacagaaagggaGGATCACTGATAGCACATAAAATATGACTCCTTGCTCTAGTTCCTGTGCCAGGCTCTACAGAGGAGATAGATGAGCAAGGCAAGGAGCAAATACAGAGACAGCTTGGTCAGCAACTGGAGCCCGAGGATAAAATGCGCTAGCACACCGTAGATCAGGGCATTACCCTTTGGGAGGCACAGCCTTTAAATAATATTCCCACTATAGAAGGTGCATGTGACATGTACAATACAGGGCTTTTCTCTGAGGTGTCCCATCAGAAGAAGGTCCAAGAGTCTTGTCTTCTTCTGAGGTGACCAGGAAAGCAGAAATGCCTGAGTCTCTGTGGCTCACCTCTGGCACTCGGTATACTGGTGTGGGGAGGCTGCCAACCCTTGAGGACACAAGGGTTATGGAACCTGCTTCCAGAGACGTAGTTCAAGCCTACCCAGAGATCCAGCACCTGATCTCTGATTCCTCATTTCGATATATCCAACTCTATCTACTCCCAGCATCACATTCAGCTCTTAGCAGGGAATGAAAGGCAAATCAAGAGAGGCCTCCAACCCCTCGCCTACCTTCTCACCAGCCTTCTGTGACACTCCTACAACTTTGCCATTCCTGTCCATCACTTCAATTCCATTCTCAAATTCTGGGCTTCTCACCACCGCCACAGTGAATGCACTCATCAAACCTGCAGAATTAAAGaggattttgctttaaaagatcCGAAAGGACTATCTCAATAGTAACATTCGTAACTATGTGCATTTTGCATTTCCGGTTCAACAGTTCACAAGTGAATAACCCGGTAGCTTAAGAAAAGACTGCCCCAGAAAAATCTGCTTGGgatcttaattttttgttttcagaagcttGAGCAAGATTTTAAAGGCTCAATCCTAAAAGGTGCTTTATCATTATGGACTCAGAGCTTTCAATCACTGCCATCCAACTCAAACCAAGAGTACCTTGTTCTTAAGAGAAAGGGGAGGGGTTTGTGTTGTGAGTAGGTTTTTTCACTGGTCAGTGCAAAATCCAGCACAGAAAAGAAGACCCTGAAGGGAACAGACTTGAAGTAAAGGCTGCATCCCTGATTTGAAAGGGGGACACCAGCTCTAATACGTGCCATTATGGCACTTCTCTGCACAGCTGGTGTCTGCCACAAGTGGCTGTGCTTCAGCTGGATCCTAGACAAGAATGTTTCAGTCTCCTCCAAATCCAGCTTTACAACATACCTGAAAACATCCATCCTGCAGCCAGTGACTGAAAGCACAAGCCTAAACCACTGGCACTTATAAAGGCCGTATCAAGCGGGAGTTAGTCATCTAGCTGgtcttctctcttctctgttcTAGACCAAAGTCTAGGCATAACAGGGCATAGTCTGGCAAACTGACCTTGCTTGAAATAGTAgatttctctttatttgtttttggCAGGGCTGTTCAATAAAGACATCAGCGTAACAGATGGCACTTTTCAAATGCTGGACTAATACTAATCAATTACCCTCAGGTTTCTCTCTAAGTTTAAGAAAATGGAAGCACATTTTAACACCTGCTCCAAGGGAAACAAGCCAGAAAGCTCTTAGATAAATCCTCAGAAAGACTGGGGTAGCCATCTCGCATAACTTGGAACAAAGGAGAtgacatttgttttaattttacccGTTTCCCCCTAGGAAAGGCCAAAAATGTCTTTAATGGCACTAGAGAAACAGTTAATGACATCAAATAGTTAAATTTGTCCTGGTGCAACTTCACCGTGTCAGTAGATTTGTTTCAGTAATAAACTGAGTCCCGTTACCTTGCAAGGTTAATAATATTCTGTTGTAACAACTCCCACTTTCTACACTGTCAGCAGTTAGGTAGCCAGCAAGgtagccagcagcagccccaacCTGGGTAAGGAACTACGCCAGCGCACACCTAGAGCTGTGTCGCACTCTGGTGTCATGTATGTGCCACACCAGGTAGTGCCAGTTCGAGTGCTACTGCCCTCCTGATCCTTTCAGGTAAAATGTCCAAGCCGAAGAAAAATGCCAACTGCATGCCGGGTATCTTTGGAGAAACAGTTGTATGTCACGCATACAAAGGCTAGAAGGCAATAAAACTAAAAACCAGCAAGCATCAAATAAAGGTCAGCTACACTGATCAGGGAGCGTTAACTCTCACACAGAAAGGACAGTACCCAGCAAAGGCAGTCAGAGAGGAAGACTTGGAAACAGCCAGACCACATCTGTGCAAGCCCAAGAAAATTCTAGTCAGATGGGGGCAGCAAAAGGCCCTCAGACCAGCTGCATGACGGACAGTTTCTTTACACTCACCAAGAAGAGGAGCAGGTAGAAGTTTTTTGACAACCAGTTGTGTCACTGAACTCTTCAACGTGTATCGATTcatgaagagaagaggaagagcctAAGGCATTGGGAGGAAACAGGcaccttctattaaaaaaatgtgcagtATTTCAGCACGTGCAACAGTTTAGGAAAATAAATCTGTGACTTAGTACATAGTTACcatctataaaaataaacaatgccTTGGTTTAACATTCCAAAAAAAACCTATGTTCCCTAGTCACTGAAGGTATTTGTAATCACTCTCTTAGACAAGAATACTAAatattatgattaaaaaaagcattaaacatTATTATGTATAGGACaatagcaaagagagaaaaaggaaaacaattaccTCTGACTAATATTCCTTGGACATCTGTCCAACTGCCTTGTGACACACGCTGCTCTCTCCCCCAAACAGGACACCTGGCGCACTTGTGCATTTGTTCCTGATTCTCTGCAGTTTCTATGTTCCCATAATACACTTGCAGGAAGTTTCATTTAGGAATAAATGGCCAGGACACCAGCTAGCGCTCAGAGTCTCCCTTAGGTCAAAGGGAAAGAATCCCCACGGTCACCCATGGCCATAGCTGCCTCCTCAGACCTCTGAAAGTCCTGAGCACTGCTGGCCCAACTGTTTTGCTTAGCGGGCAGAGGTGAAAGTCCATCTAATAGAAGCAGGAACAGCCATAATTTTCTGCCAGAAGGCTTATAAAAGTCACTGTTTAGTGTGGATAGTGAGGAAATGCGTTATAGGGGCATCTACATTCCCAATAAATGTCATGAGGATACCAGAGCTCATTCTGATACAGCAAACTCTGGAAGCCACAAATTCTTAttccagcacagcacagagctaGCTAGGTAGCCCTCAGCTAACGAGCCCTCCTGGAAGGCTAATTAACCTGCATTCAGTGCAATATTTTCATCGCTATGCTGCTTCTGGGATCTGAGCTCACTCTATCCAGTACAGGTGCCTGCAGATTTCACTACTTTTTTAGAGCTAGACAGATCTCTTCCACAGCACCGCATCAAAAAATCAACCATAGAAACCCAGTGAGTTATTCTGTGTTTGTAAACCCTGGGCATTTCCTCTCACCACCCATTTTCTAAGTTTgcagaataataaagaaaaggacagaaaaggaagtatCAGAGGAAGCCAAGCAAGGTATTGGCTGACAGATGGTCAGGAAAATTCTTATTCTTAACCGTTTTGGGGTAAGACAGCAGAGTACAGTATTAAAGCATAATTCTGAAGGATATCTGGCACTGTGATTATCTCAGCACCTAGTCCTTCTCAGGAGAGCTTATTAGGAAAGCAGTCATTGAGCAAATACATACACCAATACATGCTGCATAGGAAATGGCTCCCAAGCCGTAGAAGATCTGCTTTTGTTGAAGTGGGTACTCCTAAGAAGGACAGAAGAAACATACTCCATAAGTGCATTTGTAAAACACTCATAAATTATGTTCAAAATGGTCTTGTACGACgcagatgatttaaaaaataaaaattgacacgTACTTCAACCTTTACAGTACCATTTCCATTGAATAGGGTGAATCCTGTGGTATATGTGTGAAACACGAACTGCAGAAAGGAGAGATTATAAGCAAAAATGAATTTGGGATTGAGACTAGAAGACTTGTAAACGTAGAAAGGGAGAGGTAATTAcctgagaaaaaaaagtttgctttgcCTGGAGCTGAAGAGATGAAGCAATAACCTAAGAGAAATAACCCCACAAGAAAATTAGGTTTGATGAGTCTAGAAGTTTTTGGTGAGCATGAAGAGAACTGCTATGTTACTACTTGCAGCAGCGTCAAAGGCTCTTGTCAGCACCCGAAGCCACTTGCCTTGATTCTAGGCGAACATACTTTCTTGCCACAGATGTGACATACTCACTTTTTCTATCCAATATAAAACACAGAGACACAGCGATTGAAACACTGTGTGCAAGAATATTTGGGCAAGATGCTTTCTtacccaaaataaaaaatgcatttgtaccTGTGAAGCTTAAATAGATACAAATAAAATAACTaaggtaataaaaatgtaattaaagtagTTAATGAGAAAGGGTGAGATTGTTTTGGCTAGTGGGGATATAAATACTAAATCTGCCTGATCAAAGATTCTAGGACTTACTTCCCAAGTCACACAGTGAATAAGAACTTCAGTTTTAATAAATCACAGCCTTTCTTAAGGTCTGGCCCACCAAGTGTGGAACACTCTCAAAGAAGAGAGTCAATCAAGATAAGGCGAATATTGAATAAAAGGAGGGCAGGGAATGCTCAAAGCTTCAGATAAGGATCAATAATTCATTTAATGTTAGTGGATCCGCTACCTTTATTGACAGCGCTGAATCTAACCACATCTATGAAAGAGCATTAAGCTGTAAAtaccaaaaagaaatatttctgttaattcTATTACTGTTCTTAATGAGTTTAACAGCCATTAAGACTTCCATTACACATTCTAGTAGTGCCATGTAAATTCATGCTGTAATCTCTGTATGGAATGACATACATCAGTATGTTTACTCTTATGTCAAAACCAAAGGCAAATACAGCTAAATGAATAAGCGTGCATATAATTACAGCCACAAATTTTATGAAACAAAACGGTGCTATTTTGAGCACTGTAACAagagtttatttttatatgttttgtaATTTCTTGACAACACCATTTCTTACTTGTAAATGCACAAtctacataagaaaaaaaaatcatattctggGTCAGATTCCTACTGCAGTTCCATTTTTTTGGGGTAAACCAGACCAAAACCAGGTCTTTTGCTTAGCAAGTTTCACCTTGCATCAGAGAGCTGACCTTCACACACGAACAATCTCTTTGAATACTGCTGTAGGAAGGTAGCAAATAGGTTTGGACTTCCAGTGAGATTCCCTAAGGGCTTAATGTCTAGATTACTCAGCAGTTCCCATAAAATAGACGTCTTTTAAAAAGCTTGTGCTGAAAATACAACTAAGAAGCCCAAAACCTTCTATTCCCTCCCTTCAACCCCTGGCTTTGGAAAAGTGTGAGCCCTGTGGTACACTAGCATCTTTCATCATTACTTACCAATGGAAGACATATGGGCAGGAaggctaaaaagaaagaaaacttcatttcagtaaaaataacttCTGAGTCCAGATTTTGAGCAGAAAATTCCCCTAACTTCCCCCTTCTAGTTTCATctctaaataaaacattagctgacaaaaaacccaccatcACCATGGACTTAGATTCTAACCTTTGTCTCTCATTTCTTGTTCAAGAAGCCAGAATACCCAGCCACAGCTTATAGCCAAAAGGAGCCCTTGTGAACTCCGCTCAACGTGGCTACTCAGAAACTATATAACTGAGTTTTGAACAGAAATTGCTTCTCCTCCCTCTGTTAAAAAAGAGATAGGTGTCAACAAAGGCTGTCACACCTGTGAGTGGTTATACGAGGTAATCAGCAAATAGCCTAAGTATGGTTATATCTGATTAACAACCCTTGGTGTCTTGGCTCCCTAAACATCATCCCAAGCAGACTTTATCTGCCACCACAAGTAAACTCAAACAGTAGCCACATCCATCAAGTGAGAACTTAGTTTACAGTAGACTGTTTCACATGTGGAGAGATTTGGGAACTCATTCTGTAGTTACAAAAAACAGAAACTGGTCAGACTGTTTCCACCTAGCTCAGCAGATGAACTGTGGGAAAAATTCCTCAAGAGGACCATAGGAATAAGTAAATCTTCAACAGACGTGACAATGCAACTAACAGAAGTAAGAGTCTACTTGTTTTTCTGTAAGGAGAAGAGTATCGCTGTACTATCACAGTGGCTATTTACTATAAGCTATTCCCCTTTGATGCTTCAGTCACATACACAAAACTTCTCTTAAGGGAACTTACCTGGAGGCCTAAACAAAACGGGAATTATCTTGTCTGTATCAGGATGTACACTggacttcaaagaaaaaagtcaaattagACCACTTTTGCCATActtgaataagaaagaaaaaaaaatatttctaaatattttgtaaACTTACCAGGCTTAGCAGGAAGGCTCGTTTTGTCTAAACAATTTGACAATTAGGTTAGTAATCAAGTTTCAGAAGACAGTGggtaaaatattcatttattataTCTTCTTTTCCCAATAGCTTACTTTTACAAGGaatgccatatatatatatacacacatcccTTTAATAATTTTTCCCTAAAATTTCTCTCCATTTACTCCTTGTTGAATATAGCCTACCTTCCATGTGCTGTGTAACAATACCAAAGCATACATTATGGcagaacagaaatttaatttcaaaaagctAAGCtagtaagtattttaaaacagaaaacaacaattCTTAAATATGGCTAAATGCCTAAACACTTAGGTTAAGACTCAAGCTTTTCTGGAATCATAGaagtttttatttctcctttcagaCTTGGACACACAAAATACTAAATGCCACATGAGAAGAGACAATCCCACAGTGAATAAAAAGACAGACTCCTCCTAACGAAGCAAGGGCTCAGCACTACTTTCCAGCAATTCCATAAGTAGGTTTCCAAGAGTGTCTTTTTAAACTTAGCTATATGATACACAACCTTGCATTCTTCTGGATGATAATACTGCAAGTTGGCATCAGTAGTCATCCAAAGAAATTCCTACCAGATTCACAGATTAGAAAAATCTCTGTAATGATGAGTTTTTCTTGTGTTATCCCTTGTATTTGAATCTCTGTATCTTGTCTGCTAGATCTTATACTAATAGCAACTATTTCGGCCATGAAAAGAGACACCTCTTATTTCAATAAACTGTGCTCCAAAATACCTGATCATTTTGTATGGGCTCACTTAGCGTCTTTCCACTGTTTTGTAATAATAACCTGGTTCTTCTTATTTCATcctgtatttgagaaaaaaaccaaaccagtcaGAAAACAATAACTCAGATTTCAATATTCAATATTCTATAATATTCTATTCAATATTCTACAGATTTCAATAACTCAATATTTCAATATTCAATATTCTACAGTCACGTATAagacacatatatatgtatttacatatatgtatGGTACATTTACTAAATTATATTATTTGTATATGATACAGAGATATGTATTCATACCATACATACACATCTATAGAGACAGATGAATAGATACTAACTCTGTAAATGACAAGGAAATATCTCATGTACACACATTTTGGCAGTGTTCTTTTGCTTTAATGGggttttcccttaaaaaaaaagttgataaacaAAAATTCCTTTAGCACATTAAGCAACCAGCCAACTCTCATACAATGCACTGTGCTTTTTCCTCTGTCACCCCTGACAAAACTACACAGAGGTGGATCAACAGAAAAACACATCTTCGTTTGTTTTGATTGCTTATAGAACACTTCCAACACCCTGTTAATTTGGTAGAAACTCATCACTTCACACCAGCGTGAAATTTTGGTGCAGCTTTCGTGAGTGATTTTGTGTCCGAGATACACATTCCAATATTACCTGCACCAAAATGTTTAGGACCTTATTTTGaactgtaataataattttataatcaTTCTGCTTTAGGATGTCCTAccctaaatatttaaatattgaaaggagGCCACGATAGAAAGAGGGAAATAAGATTATTataaggttggaccagatgatccttgcagtcccttccaacctggtatggTATGATTCTAGGATTTGACAGAAGTTTGTTGTCACAACAGTTCCTGAAATGTAGAAGCTAGACTTTACGGCCCACAATGTGTTTAGTATCAcacttttcattattattgttaaaaTTGTAGTCATCATTCTCTGGTATAAGAAGGCCTTACAAGTCAGATGGACTCCCCCTTAGGGTTCATAATTACTGTTAAAATTGTAATAATCATTTTCTGTTATAAAAAGGCCTTACAAATCACGTGTGCTCCCTCTTAGGGAGGGATTCCTTTCCATATAGCCACCTGGAGGAGAATCAAAGAGCTTCATGACCTTCAGATGAAGCTGCACCACACAGACGGGTACGCAGACTGGCCTGCAGAGATTGTGGGTGCCTGTGCTGCAGTTCAGCAAACCCGTCTTCCGCGACAGCTCCGCATCTCCACTCCTTCAGCAGTAGGTTATTTAAGAACAGCCTCGCCAGCGGCTcgcttcttctctctctcttgtcTTTGTGGGGTTTCCCCATTCTTAATCGGGCTAATTCAACTGTTGGCACAGCAGCCACGGCCTATAAAGGGCTGCTGCAACGGCTGTGCCTAGAACTGACCTGTGTTTTATGCAATTACGTATAGAAAAGCCAGACGACGAGGCCAGTACTCACGGAGGATTTCAGGAGCAGCAGGGGATCCAAGACGTCCGCCCAGAGAAGAAACCTCTGGAAAAAAGACTGAGGGAGACACGTTAGAGGGAGACGAGGCGTTATTTCTGAGGGAGGGAagcagcccgccccggcccccctcaGCCCCTCACCTGTCCCTCCGCTCTCCAGAACCGCAGGTTGGCGTCCATGGAGCCGCGGC contains these protein-coding regions:
- the SFXN4 gene encoding sideroflexin-4 isoform X2, which translates into the protein MDANLRFWRAEGQSFFQRFLLWADVLDPLLLLKSSDEIRRTRLLLQNSGKTLSEPIQNDQSSVHPDTDKIIPVLFRPPAFLPICLPLVIASSLQLQAKQTFFSQFVFHTYTTGFTLFNGNGTVKVEEYPLQQKQIFYGLGAISYAACIGALPLLFMNRYTLKSSVTQLVVKKLLPAPLLGLMSAFTVAVVRSPEFENGIEVMDRNGKVVGVSQKAGEKAVKETALSRAVLFGTTFFLPALLTYFVERAKFAKTPRALASVRMFMITSVLAGMLPVSLSMFPQCGEIKRTDLEPEILSSTEETELFYNRGI
- the SFXN4 gene encoding sideroflexin-4 isoform X1, encoding MDANLRFWRAEGQSFFQRFLLWADVLDPLLLLKSSDEIRRTRLLLQNSGKTLSEPIQNDQTKRAFLLSLSSVHPDTDKIIPVLFRPPAFLPICLPLVIASSLQLQAKQTFFSQFVFHTYTTGFTLFNGNGTVKVEEYPLQQKQIFYGLGAISYAACIGALPLLFMNRYTLKSSVTQLVVKKLLPAPLLGLMSAFTVAVVRSPEFENGIEVMDRNGKVVGVSQKAGEKAVKETALSRAVLFGTTFFLPALLTYFVERAKFAKTPRALASVRMFMITSVLAGMLPVSLSMFPQCGEIKRTDLEPEILSSTEETELFYNRGI
- the SFXN4 gene encoding sideroflexin-4 isoform X3, whose translation is MDANLRFWRAEGQSFFQRFLLWADVLDPLLLLKSSDEIRRTRLLLQNSGKTLSEPIQNDQTKRAFLLSLSSVHPDTDKIIPVLFRPPAFLPICLPLEYPLQQKQIFYGLGAISYAACIGALPLLFMNRYTLKSSVTQLVVKKLLPAPLLGLMSAFTVAVVRSPEFENGIEVMDRNGKVVGVSQKAGEKAVKETALSRAVLFGTTFFLPALLTYFVERAKFAKTPRALASVRMFMITSVLAGMLPVSLSMFPQCGEIKRTDLEPEILSSTEETELFYNRGI